A genomic window from Nocardioides sp. BP30 includes:
- a CDS encoding flavin reductase family protein, giving the protein MSLEVVDVDLQDAFRLAMGHVASPVAVVTTYASGRPVGTTVSAFMSLSMAPPMVLVSLDHRSSLLAALAVGAPLGLNILAGDQRDVARIFATPGIDRFAAVDWAPRDAAPALSGVHAWVGARVSSLVGAGDHVLVLADVETAAHDTREPLVYHQRAYGTHRVFEEDR; this is encoded by the coding sequence ATGAGCCTGGAGGTGGTCGACGTCGACCTGCAAGACGCGTTCCGGCTGGCCATGGGGCACGTGGCCAGCCCGGTGGCGGTGGTCACGACGTACGCATCCGGCCGGCCGGTCGGGACGACGGTGAGCGCATTCATGTCGCTGTCGATGGCGCCGCCGATGGTGCTCGTGTCGCTCGACCACCGCTCGTCGCTGCTGGCCGCACTGGCCGTCGGCGCACCGCTCGGCCTCAACATCCTCGCCGGCGACCAGCGCGACGTCGCGCGGATCTTCGCCACGCCCGGGATCGACCGGTTCGCCGCCGTCGACTGGGCGCCGCGGGACGCGGCTCCCGCACTGTCGGGCGTGCACGCATGGGTCGGTGCCCGGGTCAGCTCGCTCGTCGGCGCCGGCGACCACGTCCTGGTCCTCGCCGACGTCGAGACCGCCGCGCACGACACCCGCGAACCGCTGGTCTACCACCAGCGCGCCTACGGCACGCACCGCGTCTTCGAGGAGGACCGCTAG
- a CDS encoding FAD-binding oxidoreductase, with product MTFLGELRDEVSRLETGQAARERAAVDRSGAVPAGLPLAVVRARDVDDVRATLRLASRHRVPVVPRGAGTGLAGGALADEGAVVLDVSGMDRIVEIDPVDELAVVEPGVITAVLDAEAARHGLRYAPDPASAALSTIGGNIATNAGGMRCVKYGVTREAVLGLDVVLADGRLISTGRRTVKGVSGLDLTSLFVGSEGTLGVVVGASLRLRALPEQTLTAAAAFGDVAAAAQACVALAAARRRPSVLELLDGATLAVVDRAEGTDHATRGNALVIAQAEGPDAAEEIAAIADILGKEATWSERAVDPASSQRLLHARRSALPSIERFGRALIEDICVPRSRLADAFAGVRRIAAAHDVAIYSFAHAGDGNLHPIIGYDAPSAQPPAAVGRAADDIFALALELGGTVTGEHGIGLLKRDWLAREVGPDVLDVHASLKQALDPLAILNPGKGF from the coding sequence ATGACGTTCCTCGGGGAGCTGCGCGACGAGGTCTCCCGGCTCGAGACGGGCCAGGCGGCGCGGGAACGCGCGGCGGTCGACCGCTCGGGCGCGGTGCCGGCGGGCCTGCCGCTGGCGGTGGTGCGGGCGCGCGACGTCGACGACGTCCGGGCCACCCTCCGGCTCGCCTCCCGACACCGGGTGCCGGTGGTGCCCCGCGGCGCCGGCACCGGCCTCGCCGGTGGAGCGCTGGCGGACGAGGGTGCCGTCGTCCTCGACGTCTCGGGGATGGACCGCATCGTCGAGATCGACCCGGTCGACGAGCTCGCGGTGGTCGAACCCGGCGTGATCACCGCCGTCCTGGACGCCGAGGCGGCGAGGCACGGCCTGCGCTACGCCCCCGACCCGGCCTCGGCGGCGCTGTCGACGATCGGGGGCAACATCGCCACCAACGCGGGCGGGATGCGCTGCGTGAAGTACGGCGTGACCCGCGAGGCGGTGCTCGGCCTCGACGTCGTGCTGGCCGACGGGCGGCTGATCAGCACCGGCCGCCGTACGGTCAAGGGCGTCTCCGGCCTCGACCTCACCAGCCTCTTCGTCGGCTCCGAGGGCACCCTGGGGGTCGTGGTCGGTGCGAGCCTGCGGTTGCGAGCGCTGCCCGAGCAGACCCTCACCGCCGCAGCCGCCTTCGGCGACGTCGCGGCCGCCGCCCAGGCCTGCGTGGCGCTCGCCGCGGCCCGCCGCCGACCCAGCGTCCTGGAGCTGCTGGACGGAGCCACGCTGGCGGTCGTCGACCGGGCGGAGGGCACCGACCACGCCACCCGCGGCAACGCCCTGGTCATCGCCCAGGCCGAGGGACCGGACGCCGCCGAGGAGATCGCGGCGATCGCCGACATCCTCGGCAAGGAGGCCACCTGGTCCGAGCGCGCCGTCGACCCCGCCTCCTCCCAGCGCCTGCTCCATGCCCGTCGGAGCGCGCTGCCCTCGATCGAGCGGTTCGGCCGAGCGCTGATCGAGGACATCTGCGTGCCGCGATCGCGGCTGGCCGACGCCTTCGCCGGCGTACGCCGGATCGCGGCGGCCCACGATGTCGCCATCTACTCCTTCGCGCACGCGGGGGACGGCAACCTGCACCCGATCATCGGCTACGACGCACCCTCGGCCCAGCCGCCCGCGGCGGTCGGCCGCGCCGCTGACGACATCTTCGCGCTCGCCCTGGAGCTTGGCGGTACCGTGACCGGTGAGCACGGCATCGGCCTGCTCAAGCGGGACTGGCTGGCGCGGGAGGTGGGCCCGGACGTGCTCGACGTGCACGCCTCGCTGAAGCAGGCCCTGGACCCGCTGGCGATCCTCAACCCGGGTAAGGGCTTCTGA
- a CDS encoding alpha/beta hydrolase: MTTSVIAISPAAWDEPEGIAARGTLVVLTGRGETPGSYQRLGRRISADAYRVRVLETDLDDLDRTRDAVRSVLADETLPAPRVLVGSDTGATFAAILAAELDSVDGLVLAGLALPGSSTFEGGWEEELGARTACPTHRRVIGEDDAFERGALARPLPEEWDGRYLPAPEQPTLVLHGSADPITDPGEAFEAFADAPLAQLRRVVGAHHDVLNDVSHRSVAATVVLFLESLKLGSDLPVIVERIEA, from the coding sequence GTGACGACCTCCGTGATTGCCATCAGCCCGGCGGCCTGGGACGAGCCCGAGGGCATCGCCGCCCGCGGCACCCTCGTGGTCCTGACGGGACGGGGTGAGACGCCGGGCTCCTACCAGCGCCTCGGCCGCCGGATCTCCGCCGACGCCTACCGGGTCCGGGTGCTCGAGACCGACCTGGACGACCTGGACCGGACGCGCGACGCCGTACGGTCCGTGCTGGCCGACGAGACGCTGCCCGCTCCGCGGGTCCTGGTCGGCTCGGACACCGGCGCGACGTTCGCCGCGATCCTCGCTGCCGAGCTCGACAGCGTCGACGGCCTGGTGCTGGCGGGTCTGGCGCTGCCGGGCTCGTCCACCTTCGAGGGTGGCTGGGAGGAGGAGCTCGGTGCCCGCACCGCCTGCCCGACCCACCGTCGGGTCATCGGCGAGGACGACGCCTTCGAGCGCGGCGCCCTCGCCCGGCCGCTGCCGGAGGAGTGGGACGGGCGCTACCTCCCCGCTCCGGAGCAGCCGACGCTCGTCCTGCACGGATCGGCCGACCCGATCACGGACCCGGGGGAGGCGTTCGAGGCCTTCGCCGATGCGCCGCTCGCGCAGCTGCGTCGCGTCGTCGGTGCGCACCACGACGTCCTCAACGACGTCTCGCACCGTTCGGTGGCCGCCACCGTCGTCCTGTTCCTGGAGAGCCTCAAGCTGGGCAGCGACCTGCCCGTCATCGTGGAGCGCATCGAGGCATGA
- a CDS encoding LysR family transcriptional regulator → MTNSLDLEHLRTLIAISECGGFGKAATVRHISQPALSQHVRLLERALKRKLFERDGRNMRFTPEGERVLAEARRIIAAHDAALHRLEATEDRTIVVGSTEHSAEQLLPEMIRALEAAFPGATTRFEIGRSTRLADAVHRGAVDFAFVLDPSGQGAGHLVGTLPLVWYAAPGWTPPAPGETWPLVAFEEPCGIRERALSTLAAEGHVVEVRAQSTTLEGVLAGVRAGLGVALIPSAGGRQSGLTVRGDLPDAGTTHLRMVARRGLDDEVERAALDAGVTFYSQRPHLQLVATSIVQGA, encoded by the coding sequence ATGACTAATTCGCTCGACCTGGAACACTTGCGGACGCTGATCGCGATCTCCGAGTGCGGCGGGTTCGGCAAGGCCGCGACAGTGCGTCACATCAGCCAGCCGGCACTGAGTCAGCACGTCCGCCTGCTCGAGCGCGCCCTGAAGCGCAAGCTCTTCGAGCGCGACGGACGCAACATGCGCTTCACCCCCGAGGGGGAGCGCGTGCTCGCCGAGGCCCGGCGGATCATCGCCGCCCACGACGCGGCGCTGCACCGCCTGGAGGCGACCGAGGACCGCACCATCGTGGTCGGTTCCACCGAGCACAGCGCCGAGCAGCTGCTGCCGGAGATGATCCGCGCGCTCGAGGCGGCCTTCCCGGGCGCGACCACCCGCTTCGAGATCGGCCGCTCCACCCGCCTGGCCGACGCGGTCCACCGCGGCGCGGTGGACTTCGCGTTCGTGTTGGACCCGAGCGGTCAGGGCGCCGGCCATCTGGTCGGCACGCTGCCGCTGGTCTGGTACGCGGCGCCGGGCTGGACCCCACCGGCGCCCGGCGAGACCTGGCCCCTGGTCGCCTTCGAGGAGCCGTGCGGCATCCGCGAGCGCGCCCTGTCGACCCTGGCCGCGGAGGGCCACGTCGTCGAGGTCCGCGCCCAGTCGACCACGCTGGAGGGGGTGCTCGCGGGCGTGCGGGCCGGCCTCGGCGTCGCGCTGATCCCGAGCGCCGGCGGGCGCCAGTCGGGGCTCACCGTGCGCGGTGACCTGCCGGACGCCGGCACCACCCACCTGCGGATGGTGGCGCGCCGCGGCCTGGACGACGAGGTCGAGCGCGCGGCGCTCGACGCCGGCGTTACCTTCTACTCCCAGCGTCCCCACCTCCAGCTGGTGGCCACCTCGATCGTGCAGGGAGCCTGA
- a CDS encoding sulfurtransferase: MPDTTDTVLVTAAELSAALDSATPPVVLDVRWKLGGPPGHGEYLTGHVPGAVYVDLDDELASHGEPTDGRHPLPDPAALQASARRWGLNDGTPVVVYDGDGNLAAARAWWLLRWAGVPDVRILDGALPAWREAGLPLATDDVAPEPGSIELHPGALPTLSVDEVDSFEGVLLDARAPERFRGETEPVDPKAGHIPGARNVPTGGNLAPDGRFLPAAQLRERFAAAGADGDRPVAVYCGSGVTASHQIAALALAGIDATLYPGSWSQWSNLDLPVATGPERHADT, translated from the coding sequence GTGCCCGACACCACCGACACCGTCCTCGTCACCGCCGCCGAGCTGAGCGCGGCGCTCGACTCGGCCACCCCGCCCGTCGTCCTGGACGTGCGCTGGAAGCTCGGCGGCCCGCCCGGACACGGCGAGTACCTGACCGGGCACGTCCCCGGAGCGGTGTACGTCGACCTCGACGACGAGCTCGCCTCGCACGGCGAGCCCACCGACGGGCGCCACCCGCTGCCCGATCCCGCAGCACTCCAGGCGTCGGCGCGCCGATGGGGCCTGAACGACGGCACGCCGGTGGTCGTCTACGACGGGGACGGCAACCTCGCGGCCGCGCGCGCCTGGTGGCTGCTGCGCTGGGCCGGCGTGCCCGACGTACGGATCCTCGACGGAGCCCTCCCCGCCTGGCGCGAGGCCGGGCTGCCGCTGGCCACCGACGACGTCGCACCCGAGCCCGGCTCGATCGAGCTGCACCCGGGGGCGCTGCCCACCCTGTCCGTCGACGAGGTCGATTCGTTCGAGGGCGTCCTGCTCGACGCCCGCGCACCCGAGCGGTTCCGCGGCGAGACCGAGCCGGTCGACCCCAAGGCCGGTCACATCCCGGGCGCGCGCAACGTCCCGACCGGTGGCAACCTGGCGCCCGACGGCCGCTTCCTGCCCGCGGCGCAGCTGCGCGAGCGGTTCGCCGCGGCCGGCGCCGACGGAGATCGGCCGGTGGCCGTCTACTGCGGATCGGGCGTGACCGCCTCGCACCAGATCGCCGCCCTGGCCCTGGCCGGCATCGACGCCACCCTCTATCCCGGGTCGTGGTCCCAGTGGAGCAACCTCGACCTGCCCGTGGCGACCGGTCCCGAGCGCCACGCCGACACATAA